In the Lepisosteus oculatus isolate fLepOcu1 chromosome 6, fLepOcu1.hap2, whole genome shotgun sequence genome, one interval contains:
- the nktr gene encoding NK-tumor recognition protein isoform X5 codes for MAPHLDGVHVVFGLVISGFEVIRQIENLKTDAASRPYADVRVIDCGELITKSNVLGNKKKVLSHSSDSSISSSDSSSSSSSSSESDSDSEEKYKSRKRKRQTKNKHSKRRRKEGKRKENHTKRHPSSQRNYEHEAVDEEKEKDLNMKREKPVVRPEEIPPVPENRFLLRRDMPVQVSKPETAQLENSSIPNDLKPAVTKSGRKIKGRGTMRYHTPPRSRSRSKSEDDGGSSETPPHWKEEMQRTKTYKPPTGEKWSKGDKLNDHYSSRWDNRSASPWSRSWSHECFSDHSTERSSQPKRRRKEKKKAKHKKKSKKQKHSKRRKILKSKPKDSPLSENGSSLYSSRISKFSSHRERRSRSFSTSSRRLSREEWSDSDKVRHSSPSSRDSHSYTRSKTRSKSYSRSKSRTRSRSSSRSRSVSRSRSQSRSRRRTASRSPRKAKLNKSSKAKVDHPKLTTLKNEKVVKPEVSESVPVLPLSDSPPPSRWKPGQKPWKPSYVRIQEIKAKTAPTNLVQAGHTVSSSKENDHSSHHSQHKTSDSERSSDSRNYSNRSYKYSRRSRSRSSRSRSYSRSCSRSKTRSHSRSRSHSPLKSESLSSSYSRSDSYDSYKEYERKKNSSERKEKHVSHVSSPELKDSDNYVTNSKKRDVNKETQSLSSSESTTDSENAEIDRKKQDDRESKIQNTKSASLSEVDNVQTADPKHEEPNTGSVVEEKKSKSEWDSDSDSSRKKTSVKDKSSEAQHIESHRTDEKDSVRKVFPMSKWDTESETEGETKKSNVSDSKLSSGKEEGEASSESESEGLISLNSKTSGNASSENSDTNIKSVSKTPSVSVVEGSNISTGSEKPKTKKKAKRKHKHKKRSSAKADSDRTKAKSKSKKAKRKTQKRKETFHWQPPLEFGEEEDDEEEQNQQVQLKKNLLKESAVKPNGGHSSSNSEDKESKFNTDKSQVQSKEVCSSQSVSHSVKDIGELTKKKQKSKQSSESCKKAENTEEMSNKCDATDTERLLPKTPEKPDSSDDTMEICTPEPNTPERDHQISIICGISEMSEIACQNSESSKINTESEYSLKTTPVEKPKMQQRHSMPPSTLLVNNGPEEENVKNEVPGVVIDPKWKPLMGISNQQSVSTMAFGEIKTLDHPELGEFKPHGLRIEIKSKSRVRPGSLFDEVRKTARLNQRPRNQESSSEERSPSVGNKSKSRSRTRSLSKSRSVSSQRTRSRTRSLSYSRSRTRSRSSSYSYRSRSYSRSRSRRRYSRDRSLTRSSTYRSYRSHSSRTSSRSHSRSRSYDQRRRSRSHSYDSDYSRSSWSSRRRRSYSYRKSRSYDRRSRSYRSYSRSDRSYSRHRSRSASSRYS; via the exons ATGGCACCACATCTGGATGG AGTGCATGTCGTCTTTGGATTGGTTATCTCCGGCTTTGAGGTGATAAGGCAAATCGAAAACCTGAAAACTGATGCTGCTAGCAGGCCTTATGCAGATGTTCGAGTGATTGATTGTGGGGAGTTAATAACAAAGTCTAATG TGCTGGGAAACAAGAAAAAGGTTTTGTCCCATTCATCAGACAGCTCCATCAGTTCTTCAGATTCTTCATCATCCTCTTCTTCGTCTTCCGAGTCTGATAGCGACTCAGAGGAGAAGTACAAATCTCGTAAACGGAAGAGGCAAACAAAGAACAAGCATTCAAAGAGGAGAAGAAAGGAGGGAAAAAGGAAGGAGAACCATACCAAGAGACATCCTTCAAGCCAGAGAAA TTATGAACATGAAGCTGTAGATGAGGAAAAAGAGAAGGATCtcaatatgaagagagagaAACCTGTGGTACGGCCAGAGGAAATCCCACCTGTGCCAGAAAACCGATTCTTACTGCGGAGGGATATGCCAGTTCAGGTGTCCAAACCTGAGAC TGCACAGCTTGAGAATTCTTCAATTCCAAATGATCTCAAGCCAGCAGTCACAAAATCTGGACGTAAAATTAAAGGCCGGGGTACAATG AGATATCACACTCCTCCTCGATCAAGATCTCGTTCCAAATCTGAAGATGATGGAGGAAGCAGTGAAACTCCGCCTCACTGGAAAGAAGAAATGCAGCGAACAAAGACATACAAGCCTCCTACTGGAGAGAAGTGGAGTAAAGGAGACAA ATTGAATGACCATTATTCAAGCAGATGGGATAACAGAAGTGCTTCTCCTTGGTCAAGGTCCTGGTCTCATGAATGCTTCTCTGatcacagcactgagagatccAGCCAACCCAAGAGAcgcaggaaagaaaaaaagaaagctaaacacaaaaagaagtcaaaaaagcaaaaacattcaAAGAGACGCAAGATTCTCAAAAGCAAACCTAAAGATTCTCCCCTGTCGGAAAATGGGTCATCCCTCTATTCAAGCAGGATATCCAAGTTTTCCAGCCATCGTGAAAGAAGGTCTCGTTCTTTCTCTACATCATCCAGGCGCTTATCAAGAGAAGAGTGGTCGGATTCAGACAAGGTGCGTCATTCCTCTCCTTCTTCCAGAGACTCACACTCCTACACAAGGTCAAAAACCAGATCAAAATCCTACTCTAGAAGCAAATCAAGAACAAGATCGAGGTCCTCTTCGAGGTCAAGAAGTGTGTCCAGATCCAGATCCCAGTCAAGATCACGTAGAAGGACAGCTTCAAGATCCCCACGTAAAGCAAAGCTAAATAAGAGCAGCAAAGCAAAGGTGGATCATCCAAAACTAACAACCCTTAAAAATGAGAAAGTTGTGAAGCCAGAAGTGTCTGAGAGTGTTCCTGTTTTACCTTTAAGTGATAGTCCACCGCCTTCTCGATGGAAGCCTGGGCAAAAGCCTTGGAAACCTTCCTATGTCCGTATTCAAGAAATTAAAGCAAAGACGGCACCAACAAACCTTGTACAGGCTGGTCATACAGTGAGCAGTAGTAAGGAAAATGATCACTCATCACACCATAGTCAGCACAAAACTTCAGACAGTGAGAGAAGCAGTGATTCAAGAAATTACAGTAACAGAAGCTATAAATACTCAAGAAGGTCACGAAGCAGGTCTTCAAGAAGTAGATCATATAGCAGGTCATGTAGTAGATCTAAAACGAGGAGTCATTCAAGATCCAGATCACATTCTCCACTGAAGTCTGAAAGTCTATCTTCATCATACAGTAGATCAGATTCATATGATTCATACAAAGAAtatgaaaggaagaaaaattcctcagagagaaaagaaaaacatgtctCTCATGTAAGCAGTCCTGAATTAAAAGACAGTGACAACTACGTGACTAACAGCAAAAAACGTGATGTAAATAAAGAAACTCAAAGCTTATCCTCTTCAGAGTCTACTACTGACAGTGAAAACGCTGAAATTGACAGAAAGAAACAGGATGATAGAGAATCCAAGATCCAAAATACAAAATCTGCTTCCCTGTCAGAAGTAGATAATGTTCAGACAGCAGATCCAAAGCATGAAGAACCAAACACTGGCTCtgttgtggaagaaaaaaaatctaagtcTGAGTGGGACAGCGACAGTGATAGCTCGAGAAAAAAGACGAGTGTTAAAGATAAATCATCTGAGGCACAGCACATAGAATCACATAGGACTGATGAGAAAGATAGCGTCAGAAAGGTGTTTCCTATGAGTAAATGGGATACAGAAAGTGAAACAGAAGGTGAGACAAAGAAGAGCAATGTATCTGATTCTAAACTCTCATCTGGCAAAGAAGAGGGTGAAGCAAGCTCTGAATCAGAAAGTGAGGGCCTTATCTCACTCAATAGCAAAACATCAGGTAATGCTTCATCTGAAAATTCAGATACTAATATAAAATCTGTTTCAAAAACTCCATCTGTCTCTGTTGTGGAAGGGTCCAACATAAGTACAGGAAGTGAAAAGCCCAAGACTAAGAAAAAAGCCAAACGtaagcacaaacacaaaaaacgAAGTTCAGCAAAGGCAGACTCAGACAGAACTAAGGCCAAATCCAAAAGTAAGAAGGCTAAGAGAAAAACTCAGAAACGCAAGGAAACATTCCACTGGCAGCCTCCCCTGGAATTTGGTGAAGAGGAGGATGATGAAGAGGAGCAAAACCAGCAAGTCCAATTGAAAAAGAACTTATTAAAAGAAAGCGCAGTAAAACCAAATGGAGGGCATTCTTCCTCCAATTCTGAAGATAAGGAAAGTAAATTTAACACTGACAAAAGTCAGGTGCAATCCAAAGAAGTTTGTTCATCACAATCAGTCTCTCATAGTGTGAAAGATATTGGTGAGCTGaccaaaaaaaagcaaaaatcaaaGCAATCCTCTGAAAGTTGCAAAAAAGCTGAAAACACAGAAGAAATGTCAAATAAATGTGATGCAACAGATACAGAAAGACTTTTGCCAAAGACACCAGAGAAGCCAGACTCATCAGATGACACTATGGAGATCTGTACACCTGAACCCAATACTCCAGAAAGGGACCATCAGATATCAATTATTTGTGGGATTTCAGAGATGTCAGAAATTGCATGTCAAAATAGTGAGTCTAGCAAGATTAATACAGAAAGTGAGTATAGTTTAAAAACAACTCCTGTAGAAAAACCTAAAATGCAACAGAGGCACAGCATGCCACCTTCCACTTTGTTGGTAAATAATGGTCCAGaggaagaaaatgtcaaaaatgagGTTCCAGGAGTAGTTATTGATCCTAAATGGAAGCCTCTTATGGGAATATCTAATCAGCAGTCAGTCAGCACCATGGCTTTTGGTGAAATTAAAACCCTTGATCACCCAGAATTAGGGGAATTTAAACCTCATGGTCTCAGGATAGAGATTAAAAGCAAGAGTCGGGTTCGGCCTGGATCTCTGTTTGATGAAGTACGGAAGACAGCCAGACTGAATCAAAGACCGAGGAACCAAGAGAGCTCAAGTGAGGAGAGATCCCCATCTGTTGGTAACAAGAGTAAGTCACGGAGTCGGACCAGATCTCTCAGTAAATCCAGATCTGTATCGAGTCAAAGAACAAGATCAAGGACGAGATCCCTTTCCTACAGCCGTTCACGTACAAGATCAAGAAGTTCCAGTTATTCCTACAG ATCCAGAAGCTACAGCAGAAGTCGTAGTAGGAGACGGTACAGCAGAGATCGATCCCTGACACGGAGCAGCACCTACAGGAGTTATCGAAGTCACAG CAGCAGGACTTCAAGTAGGAGTCATTCCAGAAGCAGGTCATATGATCAACGTAGAAGGTCCAG GTCACACTCGTATGACAGTGACTATAGCCGAAGTAGCTGGAGCAGTAGGAGAAGGAGAAGTTACAGTTACAGGAAGTCAAGAAGCTATGACCGCAGATCCAG GTCATACCGTTCCTACAGTAGAAGTGATCGCAGTTACTCACGCCATCGGAGTCGCAGTGCTAGCAGCAGATACAGCTGA